A genomic segment from Lutibacter sp. A80 encodes:
- a CDS encoding TolC family protein, translating into MLTHLKLVLKPTAKKLTILLVLITASITAQELSLKEAYNLMLIKNGDLNASQQEVNAKQEELKAVKGLRYPSLSVSATYLNLDNDIEVDLNEQRTMVSGLLGVADPSVLGDWNFTLQDKNLGFASADINWPIFAGGKINAANKASKINYELSENHHKIKTNALTIKLIDYYFKLKLAKEAENLRQKVYETIQLHNEHAIKLFENGIIPEVETLNAKVALSNAKRELLAAQQDVSLATTAIKNLIGDEAFNTTSTNFINPTIQPSLNEFQQEMIQENEQLKFLEKNEELAKVGVKVENSEYFPKVALFGKHTFWKDNLDLLETKWLVGVGASWDLFNGFEREHKIKAAKHKVLQVQQLEKQAKLNLLTYTEKLYNELEKQREQYNSLATDLALAEKLKFMRTRAFEEGTGTSLEVIDATLQLTQIKLFKIKALYYYNTTYGELMVSLNKTENFLNQI; encoded by the coding sequence ATGCTTACTCATTTAAAATTGGTATTAAAACCTACTGCAAAAAAATTAACTATTCTTTTAGTTCTTATTACAGCTAGTATCACAGCTCAAGAATTGTCGCTAAAAGAAGCTTATAATTTAATGCTTATAAAAAATGGTGATTTAAATGCTTCTCAACAAGAAGTAAACGCAAAACAGGAAGAATTAAAGGCGGTAAAAGGATTAAGATATCCTTCGCTTAGTGTTTCTGCAACCTATTTAAATTTAGACAATGATATAGAAGTTGATTTAAATGAACAACGTACAATGGTTAGTGGACTTCTTGGTGTAGCTGACCCGTCAGTATTAGGTGATTGGAATTTTACACTACAAGACAAAAATTTAGGTTTTGCATCAGCAGATATTAATTGGCCAATATTTGCAGGTGGAAAAATAAATGCAGCTAATAAAGCTTCAAAAATTAATTATGAACTTTCCGAAAATCATCATAAAATAAAAACTAATGCTTTAACAATAAAGTTAATAGATTATTATTTTAAACTTAAATTGGCCAAAGAAGCAGAAAATTTACGTCAAAAAGTATATGAAACTATACAATTGCATAATGAACACGCAATTAAATTATTTGAAAATGGTATTATTCCAGAAGTAGAAACTTTAAATGCAAAAGTGGCACTATCTAATGCTAAACGCGAATTATTAGCTGCGCAACAAGATGTTTCTTTAGCTACTACTGCAATTAAAAATTTAATTGGAGATGAAGCTTTTAATACAACTTCAACAAATTTTATTAATCCAACAATACAACCTTCATTAAATGAATTTCAACAAGAAATGATTCAAGAAAATGAACAATTAAAATTTTTAGAAAAAAATGAAGAACTTGCTAAAGTTGGCGTTAAAGTTGAAAACAGTGAATATTTTCCTAAAGTAGCCTTATTTGGAAAACACACTTTTTGGAAAGATAATTTAGATCTTTTAGAAACAAAATGGTTAGTGGGTGTTGGTGCTTCTTGGGACTTGTTTAATGGTTTTGAAAGAGAACACAAAATTAAAGCTGCAAAGCATAAAGTTTTACAAGTACAACAATTGGAAAAACAAGCTAAATTAAATTTATTAACCTATACCGAAAAATTATATAACGAATTAGAAAAACAACGAGAACAATACAATAGTTTAGCAACAGATTTAGCTTTAGCTGAAAAATTAAAGTTTATGAGAACTCGTGCATTTGAAGAAGGTACAGGTACTTCACTCGAAGTAATTGATGCTACTTTACAACTAACTCAAATTAAATTATTTAAAATAAAAGCACTTTACTATTACAATACAACCTATGGTGAATTAATGGTAAGTCTAAACAAAACAGAAAATTTCTTGAATCAAATTTAA
- a CDS encoding ABC transporter permease: protein MKNLYKKYHRIQVSYINTFITEWNAIKSDKAVISTFILVAFGILTVYTYIYSKEVINDVPVAIVNQDATKTSRDYIAMLNASEGTKTITTYTDIQEAKRDYYSKKVMGIVIIPKNFEKDIRSGKQTTITSFSDASNMIFYKKVLVDVSVTTGNFNAGIVIKKEMSNGTPIAFAKQNYIPLKQISTSLFNTSAGYATYLIPILTALIVQLVILMGIGILNGSRKEDKVIHTNFPRLLHKGGTIPVLLAKATLYSLIFAVILPIQIGLIYTLFSIPIRASLADIYLFSLPYLTSVIFLGIAISSLFKRREDSTIFLVLLSVPALMLSGLSFPMEGFPIFYQQLAKLLPSTSGITGFVKLIQMEAPFYDVINDWYRLWMLTVLYFIIAVITLKVRAYNEKRNFKY, encoded by the coding sequence ATGAAAAATTTATATAAAAAATATCATAGAATTCAAGTTTCATATATAAATACATTTATTACGGAATGGAATGCTATAAAATCAGACAAAGCAGTAATAAGTACATTTATTTTAGTAGCATTTGGTATTTTAACTGTTTACACATATATCTATTCTAAAGAAGTAATTAACGACGTTCCTGTAGCCATAGTAAACCAAGATGCTACTAAAACAAGTAGGGATTATATAGCTATGCTAAATGCTTCTGAAGGAACAAAAACTATTACAACATACACAGATATACAAGAAGCTAAAAGAGATTACTATTCTAAAAAAGTAATGGGAATTGTTATTATTCCTAAAAACTTTGAAAAAGATATTAGAAGTGGAAAACAAACTACTATCACTTCTTTTTCAGATGCTTCAAATATGATATTTTATAAAAAAGTATTAGTAGATGTATCCGTTACAACAGGTAATTTTAATGCTGGAATTGTAATAAAAAAAGAAATGTCTAATGGTACACCTATAGCTTTTGCAAAGCAAAATTACATTCCATTAAAACAAATCTCTACTAGTTTATTCAACACTTCAGCCGGTTACGCTACCTATTTAATACCAATACTTACTGCTTTAATAGTACAGTTAGTTATTTTAATGGGGATAGGAATTTTAAATGGTTCTCGAAAAGAAGATAAAGTAATACATACAAATTTTCCAAGATTACTACATAAAGGAGGAACAATACCCGTATTATTAGCTAAAGCAACATTATACTCATTAATATTTGCGGTAATTCTACCAATTCAAATAGGTTTAATTTACACATTATTTTCAATTCCTATTAGGGCTTCATTAGCTGATATATACCTATTCTCTTTACCTTATTTAACTTCTGTTATTTTCTTAGGAATAGCCATCAGTAGCCTTTTTAAAAGAAGAGAAGATTCAACAATATTTTTAGTACTCTTATCAGTACCTGCACTAATGTTAAGTGGATTATCGTTCCCAATGGAAGGATTTCCAATTTTTTACCAACAATTAGCTAAATTACTCCCATCTACATCTGGTATCACAGGCTTTGTTAAATTAATTCAAATGGAAGCACCTTTCTATGATGTTATAAACGATTGGTATCGCTTATGGATGCTTACAGTACTATATTTTATAATAGCGGTAATAACTCTTAAAGTTAGAGCATATAATGAAAAAAGAAATTTTAAATATTAA
- a CDS encoding ABC transporter permease translates to MKSYLHIAKREFRMLFHNKSMFIFAVILPFISMVFFLSLLDNGVARDLPIAVIDLDNSSTSRNITSQLDATPELKVVFKPASQLEGETLIKELKVYGLVTIPKNFGKELNQGKQVSIINQFNSNLLLASGLENKAFKSAIGIISAGINVQKQLKKGIYIEQAKSNYQPITSDNHVFANPYTNYSYYLNSGFLTLFFQIFVILTTIYCFGNDLKYNKGEKLYNIGKGNITTIILGKITPYTLWYFLVGLIMFIAMFVIEDFPLNGNKAVVLLSLFLLITASQAFAILFLVIGKSFREALTFGSGFAAVSLSFSGITFPIFGMPKVLQWMSHLFPFTHFLNLFLDQTQRGIPVYYSMYSIIGLVVLTIAPVLLSYNKLKKLLIKGAFLQRI, encoded by the coding sequence ATGAAATCGTATTTACATATTGCAAAACGTGAATTTAGAATGTTATTTCATAACAAATCTATGTTTATTTTTGCAGTAATATTACCTTTTATATCAATGGTATTTTTTCTTAGCTTGCTAGATAATGGTGTTGCTAGAGACTTACCAATTGCAGTTATTGACTTAGATAATTCTTCTACATCAAGAAATATAACAAGTCAATTAGACGCTACACCAGAATTAAAAGTAGTATTTAAACCTGCCAGCCAATTAGAAGGTGAAACATTAATAAAAGAATTAAAAGTATATGGACTAGTTACAATTCCTAAAAATTTTGGTAAAGAATTAAATCAAGGAAAACAAGTCTCAATTATAAATCAATTCAATAGCAATTTATTATTAGCTTCTGGTTTAGAAAATAAAGCATTTAAAAGTGCTATCGGAATTATTTCTGCGGGTATAAATGTACAAAAACAGCTAAAAAAAGGCATCTATATAGAGCAAGCTAAAAGTAATTACCAACCAATAACATCTGACAATCATGTGTTTGCCAATCCATACACTAACTATTCGTATTATTTAAATTCAGGTTTTTTAACATTGTTTTTTCAAATATTTGTAATATTAACAACCATCTATTGTTTTGGTAACGATTTAAAATATAATAAAGGTGAAAAATTATATAACATTGGTAAAGGAAATATTACAACAATTATATTAGGTAAAATTACGCCTTATACACTATGGTACTTTTTAGTTGGACTTATTATGTTTATAGCAATGTTTGTTATTGAAGATTTCCCTTTAAATGGAAATAAAGCTGTTGTTTTACTTTCATTATTTCTTTTAATAACAGCTTCACAAGCTTTTGCAATATTATTTTTAGTAATCGGTAAGAGTTTTAGAGAAGCATTAACATTTGGATCTGGATTTGCCGCTGTTAGTCTATCTTTTTCTGGAATTACATTTCCAATATTTGGAATGCCAAAAGTATTACAATGGATGAGTCACTTATTTCCATTTACACATTTTTTAAATTTATTTTTAGATCAAACTCAAAGAGGAATACCTGTGTATTATTCCATGTATTCAATTATAGGCTTGGTTGTATTAACAATTGCTCCTGTTCTATTAAGTTATAATAAACTAAAAAAACTTTTAATAAAAGGGGCTTTTCTTCAACGCATTTAA
- a CDS encoding Y-family DNA polymerase has translation MYAILDCNSFYASCERIFKPNLIGKPIVVLSNNDGCVIARSSEAKDLIPMGAEAFKYKVTFKENNIHVFSSNYSLYGDLSTRVMNIIGQFSPDIEVYSIDEAFFKLDHIKAEDLEAYVLKIKKTVEKWVGIPVSIGVAPTKSLSKVANKIAKKFTVKTKGVYVITSEEQRIKALKWTKVENVWGIGRRISKKLKQINITTAYQFTQLPDQFVKKQFSVVGLRLKQDLAGIETIGVEKIQDKQNIATTRTFEKAIQDFEPIKERIATFANSCAQKLRNQYSESTCLYVFLRTSSYTEEKRNVGMVVHLPYATNSSITICNFAIKGIQQLYKQGFNYKKAGVIVMGIQPEKVHQFSLFLDEEPKHKALMKVMDRINLKYRTPKIKIANQDLDKTWKMKQEHLSPRYTTVIDEIIEIKCD, from the coding sequence ATGTATGCTATTTTAGATTGTAATAGTTTTTATGCCTCTTGCGAGCGTATATTTAAGCCTAATTTAATAGGAAAACCCATAGTGGTTTTATCTAATAATGATGGTTGTGTAATAGCGCGCAGTAGTGAAGCAAAGGATTTAATTCCAATGGGAGCAGAGGCGTTTAAATATAAAGTTACTTTTAAGGAAAATAATATTCATGTGTTTTCGTCGAACTATTCGTTATACGGAGATTTAAGTACACGGGTAATGAATATTATAGGGCAATTTTCGCCAGATATTGAAGTTTATTCTATAGACGAAGCTTTTTTTAAATTAGATCATATTAAAGCTGAGGATTTAGAAGCGTACGTTTTAAAGATTAAAAAAACTGTTGAAAAATGGGTCGGAATTCCTGTTAGTATTGGTGTAGCACCCACAAAATCACTATCTAAAGTAGCAAATAAAATTGCAAAAAAGTTTACAGTTAAAACAAAAGGAGTGTACGTTATTACTTCTGAAGAACAACGAATTAAAGCCTTAAAATGGACAAAAGTTGAAAATGTTTGGGGAATAGGAAGGCGTATTTCAAAAAAACTAAAACAGATAAATATAACTACAGCATATCAATTTACGCAGTTACCAGATCAATTTGTAAAGAAGCAGTTTTCGGTTGTTGGTTTACGTTTAAAACAAGATTTAGCGGGTATAGAAACTATTGGTGTAGAAAAAATACAAGACAAACAAAATATAGCAACTACACGTACTTTTGAAAAAGCAATTCAAGATTTTGAGCCCATAAAAGAACGTATTGCTACATTTGCAAATTCTTGTGCCCAAAAATTACGAAATCAGTATTCAGAAAGTACTTGCTTGTATGTTTTTTTAAGAACAAGCAGTTATACAGAAGAGAAAAGAAATGTTGGAATGGTAGTGCATTTACCGTATGCAACAAATTCTAGTATTACCATTTGTAATTTTGCAATTAAAGGTATTCAGCAGTTATATAAGCAAGGTTTTAATTATAAAAAGGCAGGTGTAATTGTTATGGGGATTCAACCAGAAAAAGTACACCAATTTTCTTTATTTTTAGATGAAGAGCCTAAACATAAAGCTTTAATGAAAGTTATGGATCGTATAAATTTAAAATATAGAACACCAAAAATTAAAATAGCGAATCAAGATTTAGATAAGACTTGGAAAATGAAACAAGAACACTTGTCTCCAAGATATACCACTGTAATTGATGAGATAATAGAAATAAAATGCGATTGA
- a CDS encoding HlyD family secretion protein codes for MKNSKVIKSAISIILITILVLTGIWFMSKPNPVILQGRIEAKEIYLSSKLPTRLKSIEVKEGTSVTKGQLLATLESPEIDAKELQALAAKDAANAQKDKARNGARKEEINAYKSLYEKATAGANVMVKSYERIENLFKDGVVSEQKKDEVFAKKEAALNDQKAAYNKYQLALKGARSEDIEAANALVRKAEGALSELESYKNERFIISPINAEVLDFLPEEGELIGAGYPVAHLVDLSNSYAIVNVKETNLYNFKKGSEFKATIPALENKEVTFQIYYVAALGDYATWKATKSTGDFDVRTFEIKAAPKTPETELRPGMSLLIDYSQFNK; via the coding sequence ATGAAAAATTCAAAAGTTATAAAATCAGCTATAAGTATTATTCTTATTACAATATTAGTATTAACAGGAATTTGGTTTATGAGCAAACCAAATCCAGTTATTTTACAAGGTAGAATTGAAGCTAAAGAAATTTATTTATCTTCAAAATTACCAACACGTTTAAAATCTATTGAAGTAAAAGAAGGAACAAGCGTTACTAAAGGTCAATTATTAGCAACCTTAGAAAGTCCAGAAATAGACGCTAAAGAATTACAAGCTCTTGCTGCTAAAGATGCCGCAAATGCCCAAAAAGACAAAGCCAGAAACGGTGCTCGAAAAGAAGAAATTAATGCTTATAAAAGTCTGTATGAAAAAGCTACTGCTGGAGCAAATGTAATGGTTAAATCTTACGAACGTATCGAAAATTTATTTAAAGACGGTGTGGTTTCTGAACAAAAAAAGGATGAAGTGTTTGCTAAAAAAGAAGCTGCTCTAAACGATCAAAAAGCAGCGTATAACAAATATCAATTAGCTTTAAAAGGTGCCAGAAGTGAAGATATTGAAGCTGCAAATGCTTTAGTTAGAAAAGCCGAAGGTGCATTAAGTGAGCTGGAAAGTTATAAAAATGAACGCTTTATTATAAGTCCTATAAATGCAGAAGTATTAGATTTTTTACCTGAAGAAGGCGAATTAATTGGAGCTGGTTACCCTGTTGCACACTTAGTAGATTTATCTAATTCTTACGCCATAGTAAACGTAAAAGAAACAAACTTATATAACTTCAAAAAAGGGTCAGAATTTAAGGCAACTATTCCTGCTTTAGAAAATAAAGAAGTTACTTTTCAAATTTACTATGTTGCAGCTTTAGGAGATTATGCTACTTGGAAAGCAACAAAATCTACAGGAGATTTTGATGTTAGAACTTTTGAAATAAAAGCGGCTCCAAAAACCCCAGAAACAGAATTACGTCCAGGTATGAGTCTTTTAATTGATTATTCTCAATTTAATAAATAA
- a CDS encoding acyl-CoA dehydrogenase, with protein MDFNLTEEQIMIRDAARNFAQKELLPGVIERDEKQQFPTEQVKKMGELGFLGMMVDPKYGGSGLDTVSYVLAMEEISKIDASASVIMSVNNSLVCWGLETYGTEEQKQKYLVPLATGEIIGAFCLSEPEAGSDATSQKTTAIDKGDYYLLNGTKNWITNGNNASVYLVIAQTDVSKGHKGINVLIVEKGMDGFVVGPKENKLGIRGSDTHSLMFTDVKVPKENRIGEEGFGFKFAMKTLAGGRIGIASQALGIASGAYELALKYSKERKSFGKEISKHQAIAFKLADMATQIEAARMLCLKAAWEKDQQLNYDLSGAMAKLYAAEMAMQVTVEAVQIHGGYGFVKEYHVERLMRDAKITQIYEGTSEIQKIVISRSVLNN; from the coding sequence ATGGATTTTAACTTAACAGAAGAACAAATAATGATACGCGATGCTGCACGTAATTTTGCTCAAAAAGAGCTATTACCAGGTGTAATTGAACGCGACGAAAAGCAACAGTTTCCTACAGAACAAGTAAAAAAAATGGGAGAACTTGGTTTTCTAGGAATGATGGTTGATCCAAAATATGGAGGAAGTGGTTTAGACACTGTTTCGTATGTATTAGCAATGGAAGAAATTTCTAAAATTGATGCTTCAGCTTCGGTAATAATGTCTGTAAACAACTCATTAGTATGTTGGGGATTAGAAACTTACGGAACCGAAGAACAAAAACAAAAGTATTTAGTTCCATTAGCTACTGGTGAAATTATTGGTGCATTTTGTTTAAGTGAACCTGAAGCCGGTTCTGATGCTACTTCTCAAAAAACAACAGCTATAGACAAGGGAGATTATTACCTTTTAAACGGTACAAAAAATTGGATTACAAATGGTAATAATGCAAGCGTTTATTTAGTTATTGCACAAACAGATGTTAGCAAAGGACATAAGGGAATTAATGTTCTAATTGTTGAAAAAGGAATGGATGGCTTTGTTGTAGGACCAAAAGAAAATAAATTAGGAATTCGAGGCTCAGATACACATTCTTTAATGTTTACCGATGTAAAAGTACCTAAAGAAAATAGAATTGGAGAAGAAGGCTTTGGTTTTAAATTTGCAATGAAAACACTTGCTGGAGGAAGAATTGGAATTGCATCCCAAGCATTAGGAATAGCTTCTGGAGCTTACGAATTAGCTTTAAAATATTCTAAAGAACGTAAATCTTTTGGCAAAGAAATAAGCAAACACCAAGCAATTGCCTTTAAATTAGCCGATATGGCAACTCAAATTGAAGCTGCGCGTATGTTATGCTTAAAAGCTGCTTGGGAAAAAGATCAACAATTAAATTATGATTTAAGTGGTGCAATGGCTAAATTATATGCGGCAGAAATGGCAATGCAAGTAACTGTTGAAGCTGTTCAAATTCACGGTGGCTATGGATTTGTAAAAGAATATCATGTAGAACGTTTAATGCGTGATGCTAAAATTACGCAAATCTATGAAGGTACTTCTGAAATTCAAAAAATTGTTATTTCAAGAAGTGTTTTAAACAACTAA
- a CDS encoding DUF6526 family protein, producing the protein MKQQNNGNHSRLVLGYHGILFIIVLALFVGAVRNLITTEDISYEAFLLVLIPIILMLMMYYIRAFALKAQDRAIRAEEKLRYFILTGKPMSDKVTTRQIIGLRFASDEEFVVLVDRAIKENLSEKEIKSSISNWKPDTYRV; encoded by the coding sequence ATGAAACAACAAAATAATGGTAATCACAGTAGATTGGTTCTTGGTTATCACGGTATTTTATTTATTATAGTTTTAGCCTTATTTGTAGGTGCTGTAAGAAACTTAATTACTACAGAAGATATAAGCTATGAAGCCTTCTTATTAGTACTTATTCCTATTATTCTTATGTTAATGATGTATTATATAAGAGCTTTTGCTTTAAAAGCACAAGATAGAGCAATTAGAGCAGAAGAAAAATTAAGATACTTTATTCTTACAGGTAAGCCAATGTCTGATAAAGTTACTACGCGTCAAATTATAGGATTACGCTTTGCTTCAGATGAAGAATTTGTTGTTTTAGTTGATAGAGCTATAAAAGAAAATTTATCAGAAAAAGAAATCAAAAGCTCTATTAGTAATTGGAAACCTGATACTTATAGAGTATGA
- a CDS encoding TetR/AcrR family transcriptional regulator, which translates to MARKIDEEKLARIKQATMKTIVDHGIEKATIAMIAKNANVSGGYLYRLYSGKQALIDELYFDKIDSLIGELEFLINLKHTSIAPIIKIFVQNRFVFAINETEASNFFYQLLHNDNFVIPNALKDKSIALMQQLLNIGKKSGEIGKNVGILDLSYHILTYAIDYVHYKKNNFLGIEEIDENNNNVNYITNNILNILKQDN; encoded by the coding sequence ATGGCTAGAAAAATAGATGAAGAAAAATTGGCTCGTATAAAACAAGCAACTATGAAAACCATTGTGGACCATGGTATAGAAAAGGCAACTATAGCAATGATTGCTAAAAATGCAAATGTTAGTGGAGGCTATTTATACAGACTCTACAGTGGTAAACAAGCGTTAATTGATGAATTATATTTTGATAAAATTGACTCTTTAATAGGTGAATTAGAATTTCTAATTAACTTAAAACATACAAGTATTGCTCCTATTATTAAAATTTTTGTTCAAAATAGATTTGTATTTGCCATAAATGAAACTGAAGCTTCTAATTTCTTTTACCAACTATTACACAATGATAATTTTGTAATACCCAATGCTTTAAAAGATAAAAGCATTGCTTTAATGCAACAACTTTTAAATATTGGTAAAAAATCTGGTGAAATTGGCAAAAATGTTGGAATTCTAGATTTAAGCTATCACATTCTAACCTATGCTATAGATTATGTTCATTATAAAAAAAATAACTTTTTAGGAATTGAAGAAATAGACGAAAACAACAACAACGTTAACTACATTACTAATAACATTTTAAATATACTAAAACAAGATAATTAA
- a CDS encoding LexA family transcriptional regulator: MRLKKIGDTEKITFYIPETSGSIVRPIVNEDIAAGFPSPAEDFKEIRISLDKELVQNENATFYARVRGNSMVDANIEDGDLLVIDRSIETRDGKIAVCMLDGEFTIKRLKVEQDCMYLMPENSNYKPIKVTEENELIIWGIVTYVVKKV; encoded by the coding sequence ATGCGATTGAAAAAAATAGGAGATACAGAAAAAATAACTTTTTATATTCCTGAAACATCGGGGTCTATAGTGCGACCAATTGTAAATGAGGATATTGCAGCTGGTTTTCCTTCGCCTGCTGAAGATTTTAAGGAAATTAGAATCAGTTTAGATAAAGAATTAGTACAAAACGAAAATGCTACTTTTTATGCTCGTGTAAGAGGTAATTCTATGGTTGATGCTAATATTGAAGATGGTGATTTATTGGTAATAGATAGAAGTATTGAAACTAGAGATGGAAAAATAGCGGTATGCATGTTAGATGGTGAGTTTACAATTAAACGGTTAAAAGTAGAGCAGGATTGTATGTATTTAATGCCTGAAAATAGCAATTATAAGCCAATAAAAGTAACAGAAGAGAATGAGTTAATTATATGGGGAATTGTTACCTACGTAGTTAAGAAGGTTTAA